From the Lathyrus oleraceus cultivar Zhongwan6 chromosome 4, CAAS_Psat_ZW6_1.0, whole genome shotgun sequence genome, one window contains:
- the LOC127074170 gene encoding copper transport protein CCH has protein sequence MASRIENDKKSLLYLENLTLPTFQVVVIAANMGCNGCQERVSRVISKISGLTEYTIDVRKNEVTVKGDFIVSCDFQNKPFRNSTMKSATYQPKSLFACLTQFDKHKCNRK, from the exons ATGGCCTCTAGAATTGAAAATgataaaaaatctcttttatacttGGAGAACTTGACACTCCCCACG TTTCAAGTTGTGGTGATAGCAGCAAACATGGGGTGTAATGGTTGTCAAGAAAGAGTTTCCAGAGTTATATCAAAAATTTCTG GGTTGACAGAGTACACAATAGATGTGCGCAAGAATGAAGTAACTGTTAAGGGCGATTTCATTGTAAGTTGTGACTTCCAGAATAAACCCTTTAGAAACAGCACCATGAAGAGTGCTACCTATCAACCCAAGTCCTTGTTTGCCTGTTTAACTCAATTTGACAAACATAAATGTAACAGAAAGTAG
- the LOC127074169 gene encoding vesicle-associated protein 1-2, with the protein MSSGDLLSVEPLELKFPFELKKQISCSLQLSNKTDSYVAFKVKTTNPKKYCVRPNTGIVLPRSTCDVMVTMQAQKEAPADMQCKDKFLLQSVKTNDGVSAKDISAEMFNKEAGHVVDESKLRVVYVSPPQPPSPVPEGSEEGSSPRGSVSENGNGNGPDFAQVTRGFAERPEAQDKSAEARALISRLTEEKNNAIQQISKLRQELELLKREGNKNRGGVSFIFVILIGLLGIIMGYLMKKT; encoded by the exons ATGAGTTCCGGTGACCTCCTCAGCGTCGAACCTCTCGAACTCAAGTTCCCAT TTGAGCTCAAGAAGCAGATCTCGTGTTCTCTTCAATTGTCTAATAAGACTGATAGCTATGTAGCTTTCAAG GTGAAAACGACGAATCCGAAGAAGTATTGTGTTCGTCCGAACACTGGAATTGTCTTGCCGAGATCTACCTGCGATGTTATGG TTACCATGCAAGCGCAAAAAGAAGCTCCAGCTGATATGCAATGCAAGGATAAGTTTCTTCTTCAGAGTGTAAAAACCAACGATGGTGTTAGTGCGAAAGATATCTCTGCAGAAATG TTCAACAAGGAGGCAGGGCATGTGGTTGATGAGAGCAAATTGAGAGTGGTGTATGTGTCTCCGCCTCAACCACCATCTCCAGTCCCAGAAGGTTCCGAGGAAGGGTCCTCACCTAGAGGTTCTGTTTCAGAAAATGGAAATGGCAATGGTCCTGACTTCGCTCAA GTAACACGGGGATTTGCTGAACGACCTGAGGCTCAAGACAAATCTGCAGAG GCAAGAGCTCTTATCTCAAGGCTGACTGAAGAAAAGAATAATGCAATTCAACAAATTAGCAAGCTTCGCCAGGAACTG GAGCTGCTGAAACGTGAAGGCAACAAAAATCGTGGTGGAGTGTCATTTATCTTTGTCATATTAATTGGCTTACTTGGCATAATCATGGGGTATCTCATGAAGAAGACCTAA